GGATCAATCAAGCCTGTTAGCGGCCAGACACGCTACCCCGCCGATAGTATTTTAACTGCACAGAAGACTTCTATTGTGAAGAAAACTGTTCTGGTGCCTGTATCACTCTGGCAGCGTCTGAGCTACAAAACTTCCCTCCTAAACTGCCAGTTTCACCCAAGCTGCAGTAACTACGCTGCCTTAAGTATCTCTCATCACGGAGTTCTGGTGGGATCGGTACTGACGGCTGACCGCATTATCAGGTGCAATCCGGCTGCTCTCCACTACCAGGTCCAACAACTCAGCTTATCAAACCCCTCGTCAGTCGGCTTTCATAACGACGGGCGACTGGAGAACCCAGTGCCGGACAGGATCTTCGAAACGTCCGCCGCTTACGGGAAGTCTCCTCTTCTCGCAGCGGGAATCTCAGCTATGATTCCTGGTGCAGGAAGGATCTACACCGGTAGAGCCTGGGACGGTCTTTTCGGATTCATTACCGTGGGTATGCTAACGACCGCCACTTACACGAATATCAGCACGGGAAATGGGTGGGGAACCGCCTTGTCAGCGGCTGCGGCGCTTATTTTCTATTGTGGCGAGATTATTGGAGCCTATCGTGCGGCCGCGGAAACCGCTTCTTAGGCAAACCTCGCGGTGGAAGGGCTGAAATAACGTCAGCCGGATTACAACTGAAGCTATGAATTATTCGAAAACTGCGCTTCCTCAGTGGAGCCCGACAGTGCACCCACAGAGCTCGCTCCGTCCGTGATGCAGTTCATAACGCGGTCAAAATAACCTGTACCGACAAACTTCTGGTGAGTGATGGCCATGTAGCCGCTCTCCCTTTCGTGCTCAAACTCTTCCTGCTGAAAATTTGAGTAGGCCAACATCCCATTTTCCCTATAACCGCGGGCAAGATCGAACATGCCGAGGTTAAGCGCATGGAATCCCGCCAAGGTGACAAACTGAAATTTGTAACCCATGGTAGCCAGTTCTGACTGAAAATCAGCGATAGTATCATCGTCCAGATGATGTTTCCAGTTGAATGAAGGCGAACAGTTGTAGCTGAGCAGTTTGTCAGGATATTGTGACTTGATCCCTTCAGCGAACAGTTTTGCTTCCTCCAGTGAGGGGTAGGACGTTTCGCACCAGATCATATCGGCATAAGGGGCGTAGGCGAGACCCCGAGTTATTGCCGCATTGACACTACCTTCGAAACGGAAGAATCCTTCGGATGTTCTAGGATCATCGGTGATAAAAGGATGATCTCGCTCATCAACATTGCTAGTTATCAGTCTAGCCGCATCGGCGTCAGTCCTGGCAATGAGGATGGTGGGCACACCACAGATATCAGCCGCCAGACGCGCTGCAATGAGTTTGTTGATAAATTCGGACGTCGGTACCAGCACTTTGCCGCCCATGTGACCGCACTTCTTGGCCGATGCCAGCTGATCCTCAAAGTGGACGCCGGCGGCTCCAGCATCAATCATTCCTTTCATCAGCTCGAAGGCATTCAGCGGTCCGCCAAAGCCGGCTTCCGCATCAGCTACAATAGGCGCGAACCAGTACGGCCCGTTCCTTCTGCCATCAAGAACCTGGATCTGATCTGCCCGGCGTAGGGCGTTATTGATCTTCCTGACGACCGCTGGTACACTGTTAGAAGGATAGAGACTCTGGTCAGGATACATCTCTCCCGCCAGGTTTGCATCAGCCGCCACCTGCCATCCACTGAGATAGATCGCCTGCAGACCAGCCTCTATCTGCTGTACTGCCTGATTGCCCGTCATGGCGCCAAGGGCATTAATATAAGACTCAGTCTGCAACAAATGCCACAGCCGTTCCGCACCGGCCTGTGCGAATGTGTGCCACACCTTCAAAGTCCCCCGCAGCTTGAGGACGTCAGCCGGACTGTAGGGTCGAACTATCCCCTGCCACCGTGGATCTTTTGCCCAGAGATTCTCCAGGTGCTGAATGTCGTCCGGGTCTACATCGTGGCTGAAAACACGCTTCTCCCTCTCAAGAGCCCGTTCTTCAATTGATAGTGATTTTATTTTTTCTTCGACTGTTGTCATGGCGGTCTATCCTTCCATTTGTTAAGCTTGTGGTTTAATCAAGATGTTTGTAGGCACGCAGTGTTAAAAATTCTTCCAGCTCTTCATTGGCAATGATTTCGTCAAAGAGTTGAGAAGCTAACCTGTAACCTCCGGATTCAAACTGTTCTTCGCCCACAGTGTCCTCGATGCGAGCCATCTCTTCGCTCTTCACGTTGCGATAGAGATCGAACG
This Candidatus Neomarinimicrobiota bacterium DNA region includes the following protein-coding sequences:
- the yidD gene encoding membrane protein insertion efficiency factor YidD, giving the protein MSEKRLQFKGNLTSPQIGTGAIILLLIAGSIKPVSGQTRYPADSILTAQKTSIVKKTVLVPVSLWQRLSYKTSLLNCQFHPSCSNYAALSISHHGVLVGSVLTADRIIRCNPAALHYQVQQLSLSNPSSVGFHNDGRLENPVPDRIFETSAAYGKSPLLAAGISAMIPGAGRIYTGRAWDGLFGFITVGMLTTATYTNISTGNGWGTALSAAAALIFYCGEIIGAYRAAAETAS
- the aceA gene encoding isocitrate lyase, whose product is MTTVEEKIKSLSIEERALEREKRVFSHDVDPDDIQHLENLWAKDPRWQGIVRPYSPADVLKLRGTLKVWHTFAQAGAERLWHLLQTESYINALGAMTGNQAVQQIEAGLQAIYLSGWQVAADANLAGEMYPDQSLYPSNSVPAVVRKINNALRRADQIQVLDGRRNGPYWFAPIVADAEAGFGGPLNAFELMKGMIDAGAAGVHFEDQLASAKKCGHMGGKVLVPTSEFINKLIAARLAADICGVPTILIARTDADAARLITSNVDERDHPFITDDPRTSEGFFRFEGSVNAAITRGLAYAPYADMIWCETSYPSLEEAKLFAEGIKSQYPDKLLSYNCSPSFNWKHHLDDDTIADFQSELATMGYKFQFVTLAGFHALNLGMFDLARGYRENGMLAYSNFQQEEFEHERESGYMAITHQKFVGTGYFDRVMNCITDGASSVGALSGSTEEAQFSNNS